From a single Loigolactobacillus coryniformis subsp. coryniformis KCTC 3167 = DSM 20001 genomic region:
- a CDS encoding Asp23/Gls24 family envelope stress response protein, whose protein sequence is MAVHIKTQYGTIDIANAVIATVVGGAATDVYGIIGMASKNQIRDNLNDILRKENYARGVVVRQEENGVAIDVYIIVGYGTKISEVCRNVQSKVKYNLETMLGVTANSVNVFVQGVRVLAD, encoded by the coding sequence ATGGCTGTACACATTAAAACCCAATACGGTACAATCGATATTGCTAACGCAGTGATCGCCACAGTTGTCGGTGGTGCGGCGACTGACGTTTATGGCATCATCGGAATGGCAAGTAAAAATCAAATTCGTGATAACTTAAATGATATTTTACGTAAAGAAAATTATGCGCGCGGTGTTGTTGTGCGCCAAGAAGAAAATGGCGTGGCAATTGATGTTTATATTATTGTCGGCTACGGAACAAAAATTTCCGAAGTTTGCCGGAATGTACAATCAAAAGTAAAGTACAATTTAGAAACAATGCTTGGCGTTACCGCCAATTCGGTTAATGTTTTCGTACAAGGTGTACGAGTATTAGCTGACTAA
- the rpmB gene encoding 50S ribosomal protein L28 yields MAKDFITGKGTTFGNKRSHALNHSRRSWKANLQKVRILVDGKPKRVWVSARTLKSGKVTRV; encoded by the coding sequence ATGGCTAAAGATTTCATTACCGGCAAGGGTACAACCTTCGGTAACAAGCGTTCACACGCGTTAAACCATAGCCGTCGCAGCTGGAAAGCTAACTTGCAAAAAGTACGCATCCTAGTTGATGGCAAGCCAAAACGTGTATGGGTATCTGCACGGACATTAAAATCCGGTAAGGTTACTCGCGTTTAA
- a CDS encoding thiamine diphosphokinase has protein sequence MTEFNLLVGGPPAMWPAELAQQTAVPWIAADRGALRLLELGITPQVAVGDFDSLSTAELKRVQTQVADIRYAVADKDETDTELALNIALTEGQATRVTIYGATGGRLDHLLDNLFMLLQPRFLPYCQRVRLLDRQNSLRLFLPGVHTITQEARQQYLAFAPLTAVTGLTLYDTKYKLTNADYAQPIMFASNQFTKKSATFSFRTGVVAVIQSHD, from the coding sequence ATGACTGAGTTTAATTTATTAGTGGGGGGGCCTCCGGCGATGTGGCCGGCCGAACTTGCGCAGCAAACGGCGGTTCCGTGGATTGCCGCTGATCGTGGGGCCTTGCGTTTACTTGAGTTAGGGATCACGCCGCAGGTTGCCGTCGGTGATTTTGATTCGTTGAGCACGGCTGAACTGAAACGGGTGCAGACGCAGGTGGCGGATATTCGCTATGCGGTAGCAGATAAGGATGAAACGGATACTGAATTGGCCTTAAATATTGCGTTAACGGAAGGTCAAGCGACACGAGTAACTATTTATGGTGCTACTGGTGGGCGTTTAGATCATTTGTTAGATAATTTATTCATGCTATTACAGCCGCGTTTTTTACCTTACTGTCAACGCGTACGGTTATTAGATCGTCAAAATAGTTTGCGTCTGTTTTTACCGGGCGTGCATACGATCACGCAGGAGGCAAGGCAGCAGTATTTAGCTTTTGCACCGTTGACGGCGGTGACGGGCTTAACGTTGTATGATACTAAATATAAATTGACTAACGCAGATTACGCACAACCAATCATGTTTGCCAGCAATCAATTCACTAAAAAAAGTGCGACCTTTAGCTTTCGTACTGGGGTGGTTGCGGTGATCCAAAGTCATGATTAG
- the rpe gene encoding ribulose-phosphate 3-epimerase, whose translation MMKIAPSILSADFANLAQDVQTVELGGADYLHVDVMDGQFVPNITFGPSMVAALRPVTKLVLDCHLMIEAPERFVADFAKAGADILTLHVESTPHIYRALQMVKDAGVKAGVVLNPGTPLEQIKNVLPLVDQVLVMTVNPGFGGQKFIPAMLSKVKRLDQLRQTNDYHFDIEVDGGVSDQTVKACADAGTDVFVAGSYVYGTADPAQQIQTLRNIAATND comes from the coding sequence ATGATGAAAATTGCACCTTCAATTTTAAGTGCTGATTTTGCAAATTTGGCACAAGATGTTCAAACAGTTGAATTAGGTGGCGCTGATTACTTACACGTGGACGTGATGGATGGTCAGTTTGTTCCTAATATTACTTTTGGTCCGAGTATGGTGGCGGCGTTGCGGCCAGTGACTAAGTTAGTCTTAGATTGTCATTTGATGATCGAAGCGCCAGAACGCTTTGTTGCTGATTTTGCTAAGGCTGGGGCCGATATTTTGACGTTACACGTCGAAAGTACGCCACATATCTATCGGGCACTACAAATGGTCAAAGATGCAGGTGTTAAAGCGGGGGTTGTATTAAATCCTGGCACACCACTGGAACAAATCAAAAATGTTTTACCATTAGTCGATCAAGTGTTAGTGATGACGGTCAATCCTGGCTTTGGTGGTCAGAAATTTATTCCGGCGATGTTAAGCAAGGTTAAACGGCTAGATCAATTGCGGCAAACCAATGACTATCATTTTGATATTGAAGTCGATGGCGGGGTCAGTGATCAAACGGTCAAAGCGTGCGCTGATGCTGGGACCGACGTCTTTGTTGCTGGTTCGTACGTTTATGGTACGGCTGATCCAGCACAACAGATTCAGACTTTGCGTAATATTGCTGCAACCAATGACTGA
- the rsgA gene encoding ribosome small subunit-dependent GTPase A — translation MAQGQIRKALSGFYYVYSDQQTFQTRGRGNFRKRQLTPLVGDYVEFESTNQTEGYVLKLLPRKNALVRPQVVNVDQAVVVTSCVKPDFSSNLLDRFLMTLEKKKIRPLIYFTKGDLLDEAARAKLAPIVAYYQQLGYPTFFDAEPFAPAQVKQLTTYFADQLTVFMGQSGAGKSTLLNHIDPELQLKTAAVSESLSRGKHTTRHVELLPLFGGLVADTPGFSSLNLSEFELTELPLLFPEFVAASAECRFRACQHDQEPGCAVKQQVETGQILASRYANYLQFRTEKKAEKPKYNGKRGKK, via the coding sequence TTGGCACAAGGACAGATTCGGAAAGCATTAAGTGGGTTTTATTACGTTTATTCAGATCAACAAACGTTTCAAACACGTGGGCGAGGTAATTTCCGCAAACGTCAGTTAACGCCGTTGGTCGGTGATTATGTTGAATTTGAGAGTACTAATCAAACAGAAGGCTACGTGTTGAAGCTACTACCACGTAAAAATGCTTTAGTCCGTCCTCAAGTGGTCAACGTTGATCAAGCGGTGGTCGTTACGTCTTGCGTTAAGCCAGACTTTTCTAGTAATTTATTGGATCGTTTTTTGATGACCCTGGAAAAGAAAAAGATTCGGCCTTTGATCTACTTTACTAAGGGTGATCTCTTGGATGAGGCAGCACGGGCTAAGCTAGCACCAATCGTGGCGTACTATCAGCAGTTGGGCTATCCGACATTTTTTGATGCGGAACCATTTGCACCGGCGCAAGTCAAGCAATTGACGACGTACTTTGCTGATCAGTTGACGGTATTTATGGGGCAATCGGGTGCTGGCAAATCAACTTTGCTGAATCATATTGACCCTGAATTACAGTTGAAAACCGCCGCGGTATCGGAAAGCTTAAGTCGAGGTAAACACACCACGCGACATGTGGAGTTGTTGCCATTGTTTGGTGGCTTAGTGGCGGATACGCCAGGTTTTTCTTCATTAAATTTAAGTGAATTTGAGTTAACTGAATTGCCATTACTTTTTCCTGAATTTGTCGCTGCGTCTGCTGAATGCCGTTTTCGGGCGTGCCAACATGATCAGGAGCCTGGTTGTGCCGTTAAGCAACAGGTGGAAACGGGGCAGATACTCGCCAGCCGCTACGCGAATTATTTACAATTTCGAACTGAGAAAAAGGCAGAAAAGCCGAAGTATAATGGAAAGCGAGGCAAAAAATGA
- the pknB gene encoding Stk1 family PASTA domain-containing Ser/Thr kinase produces MMEAGYKLGGRYRVIRPVGEGGMANVYLAQDLILNREVAIKVLRLDLQNDPDTIRRFQREELAATELVHPNIVSVYDVGEDSGLQYIVMEYVSGNDLKQYIADHYPIPYAEVVRMMTEILAAVQQAHAHGIIHRDLKPQNILVAPSGHLKITDFGIAVALSENSITQTNSMLGSVHYLSPEQARGSIATKQSDIYSLGIILYEMLTGKVPFEGETAVSIALKHFQSEIPSVRKIDPNIPQALENVILRATAKEPAERYESVAAMTADLKTTLSPLRVGEPKFVSQINNEETKILPRIDAEQFATSSATSEAAPASANTTTVTTKTVSAAATNEPAPTPKKRLARPWVVITTLLVLVVLVVVGFFVANQLQPVAVPNVAGMTQSKAQSTLMAAQFKVGSATKVHDDHVKAGRVISTTPVKGEKAKRQSVVKMRISTGKKEYTLKDYTARSYSSVAAELRKAGFKVKRTTIVSRSYTNGQIVQQSRDAGTRLVPKGKTITLTVSVGANGFSLLDMTNWSQASVRQYANSMGFTLNLKYDYSAAVQAGSVMSQSPKAGTAVPHSAKITVVISRGSEVPE; encoded by the coding sequence ATGATGGAAGCAGGATATAAGTTAGGCGGTCGCTATCGCGTGATCCGTCCGGTTGGCGAAGGTGGCATGGCCAATGTTTATTTGGCTCAGGATCTAATTTTAAATCGTGAAGTCGCAATCAAAGTATTACGGCTAGACCTACAAAATGATCCAGATACGATTCGCCGTTTTCAGCGTGAAGAGTTAGCTGCGACTGAATTGGTTCATCCTAATATCGTTTCCGTTTATGATGTTGGTGAAGATAGCGGGTTACAATACATTGTAATGGAATATGTTTCGGGCAATGATTTGAAGCAATATATTGCTGACCATTACCCAATTCCGTATGCTGAAGTGGTGCGGATGATGACGGAAATTTTAGCGGCAGTACAGCAAGCCCATGCACACGGTATTATTCATCGTGATCTGAAACCGCAAAATATTTTAGTGGCGCCGTCGGGTCATTTAAAAATCACCGATTTTGGTATCGCCGTGGCTTTATCGGAAAATTCGATCACCCAAACCAATTCAATGTTAGGTTCCGTGCATTATTTATCACCAGAACAAGCACGAGGCAGTATTGCGACTAAACAATCCGATATTTACTCGTTGGGGATCATTTTATACGAGATGTTGACCGGCAAGGTACCGTTTGAAGGCGAAACAGCGGTGAGTATTGCTTTGAAACACTTTCAAAGCGAGATTCCTTCAGTACGGAAAATCGACCCGAATATTCCCCAAGCGTTAGAAAATGTGATCTTACGCGCAACAGCTAAGGAACCAGCTGAACGTTATGAGTCTGTTGCCGCTATGACGGCTGATTTAAAAACGACGCTGTCACCGTTGCGTGTCGGTGAGCCTAAATTTGTGTCACAAATCAATAATGAAGAAACTAAGATCTTACCGCGGATCGACGCTGAACAGTTTGCAACTAGTTCGGCAACGTCTGAAGCGGCACCGGCAAGCGCTAATACTACGACGGTAACAACGAAAACCGTATCGGCGGCAGCGACTAATGAGCCAGCACCGACCCCCAAGAAACGGCTCGCTCGGCCTTGGGTCGTGATCACAACGTTGCTTGTTTTAGTCGTTTTGGTGGTTGTAGGCTTTTTCGTTGCTAATCAATTGCAGCCGGTAGCGGTACCTAATGTGGCGGGAATGACTCAAAGTAAAGCACAGTCAACTTTGATGGCCGCTCAGTTTAAGGTTGGTTCAGCTACCAAGGTACATGATGACCACGTTAAAGCAGGTCGCGTGATCAGTACAACGCCGGTAAAAGGAGAAAAGGCTAAGCGTCAGTCAGTGGTCAAAATGCGCATCAGTACTGGGAAAAAGGAATATACATTGAAGGATTATACGGCACGATCCTATTCCTCAGTCGCAGCTGAATTGCGTAAGGCCGGCTTTAAGGTGAAACGAACAACCATTGTTTCACGCAGTTATACTAATGGTCAAATTGTCCAACAAAGTCGCGATGCTGGCACACGCCTAGTTCCCAAGGGTAAAACAATCACGCTAACAGTTAGTGTAGGTGCTAATGGTTTCAGCTTATTGGATATGACTAATTGGTCGCAAGCAAGTGTACGTCAGTATGCAAATAGTATGGGTTTTACCCTTAATCTAAAATATGATTATTCGGCTGCGGTCCAAGCTGGTTCGGTGATGTCACAATCGCCTAAAGCAGGAACTGCAGTACCGCACAGTGCAAAAATAACGGTGGTTATCTCGCGCGGTAGCGAAGTACCAGAATAA
- a CDS encoding Stp1/IreP family PP2C-type Ser/Thr phosphatase, with amino-acid sequence MKFAYRTDVGQRRANNEDYVSVYQNIAGVQFAIVADGMGGHLGGDVASAMAVLHIGYDFEQTEFDKVEPIISWLVAELQKENEHILNKSQQYPDLSGMGTTFVAAIYYQNEFIIANIGDSRAYLFREQKLSQMTEDHSLVNELVKHGQLSAEAAKHHPQKNIITRTLGVSEQADADVVVRRAQHGDYILLCSDGLTNMVSDDEISTILASPRSLELKCQALIDAANAAGGLDNITALLLYEDRGVTAQ; translated from the coding sequence ATGAAATTCGCTTACCGGACGGATGTTGGTCAACGCCGGGCCAACAACGAGGATTATGTAAGCGTCTATCAAAATATAGCTGGGGTTCAATTCGCAATCGTTGCGGATGGCATGGGCGGTCATTTAGGCGGTGATGTGGCTTCGGCCATGGCCGTTTTACATATTGGCTATGATTTTGAGCAGACAGAGTTTGATAAAGTAGAACCGATCATCTCTTGGCTGGTGGCGGAGCTACAAAAGGAAAATGAGCATATTTTGAATAAGTCACAGCAGTATCCTGACTTGTCAGGGATGGGCACGACTTTTGTGGCGGCTATTTATTATCAAAATGAGTTCATCATTGCCAATATTGGCGATAGTCGTGCTTATTTATTTCGAGAACAGAAACTAAGTCAAATGACCGAGGATCATTCGTTGGTCAATGAGTTAGTTAAGCATGGCCAGTTAAGTGCGGAAGCGGCTAAACACCATCCCCAAAAGAATATTATTACCCGCACGCTGGGCGTATCCGAGCAAGCCGATGCTGATGTGGTCGTGCGGCGTGCGCAGCACGGTGATTATATTTTATTATGTTCCGATGGTTTGACTAATATGGTGTCTGACGATGAGATCAGTACGATCTTAGCCAGCCCTCGGTCATTAGAGTTAAAGTGTCAGGCCTTGATCGACGCGGCGAATGCAGCTGGCGGGCTAGATAATATTACGGCGTTACTATTATATGAGGATCGTGGGGTGACCGCACAATGA
- the rsmB gene encoding 16S rRNA (cytosine(967)-C(5))-methyltransferase RsmB — MKTNIKHSPRYLAVKLLDRVADSGSYANITLDQTIEKEQLQPADASLLTNLVYGVIQRQLTLDFYLKPFIKKPQRLERWARQNLRVAVYQMVYLDKIPNRAIFYEATEIAKKMGNRGVAGLMTAILRQIERQGVPQLTTISEPLKRLSISASVPEWLVAKLIDQLGEKKTEAILQTINQPAAASIRVNTAIATVDEVQAELAELGLETTPSELSPVGLVRQGGFLAGTTAFAYGQYTVQDESSMLVAASMQIEPQHQVLDACAAPGGKTTHIASYLSAEAGGHVEAFDLHPHKVKLIKDNAKRLHVADVVNARAFDARKLRDVVANKSFDRVLVDAPCSGLGLMRRKPEIKYTRQPEDLLNLQKIQLEILDSVAIKVKPGGILTYSTCTIVNEENQDVIKQFLAKHAEFEPIPVHTDKALKVATTPYLRLYPDDYGTDGFFICNLKRKTR, encoded by the coding sequence TTGAAGACTAACATAAAGCATTCACCGCGTTATTTAGCGGTCAAATTACTGGATCGGGTCGCTGATTCAGGCAGTTACGCCAATATTACGTTGGACCAAACCATTGAAAAAGAACAATTGCAACCGGCTGATGCTAGCTTGCTGACTAACTTGGTTTATGGTGTGATCCAGCGCCAATTGACGTTAGATTTTTATTTAAAGCCATTCATTAAAAAACCGCAACGCTTAGAACGTTGGGCGCGGCAAAACTTGCGGGTCGCTGTCTATCAAATGGTTTATTTGGACAAGATCCCTAATCGAGCAATTTTTTATGAAGCTACGGAGATAGCTAAAAAGATGGGTAATCGCGGGGTCGCCGGTTTAATGACGGCAATTTTACGTCAGATCGAACGTCAAGGCGTACCGCAATTGACAACAATTAGTGAGCCGTTAAAACGATTAAGCATCAGCGCTAGCGTGCCGGAATGGTTAGTTGCCAAACTGATCGATCAGCTTGGTGAAAAGAAGACGGAAGCGATTTTACAAACAATCAATCAGCCTGCTGCGGCATCGATCCGCGTTAATACGGCTATTGCTACGGTTGACGAGGTGCAAGCAGAATTAGCTGAATTAGGATTGGAAACAACCCCTAGTGAATTATCACCAGTTGGGTTAGTTCGCCAGGGTGGCTTTTTAGCGGGGACGACTGCCTTTGCTTATGGTCAATATACGGTGCAGGATGAAAGTTCAATGTTAGTTGCAGCTAGTATGCAGATTGAACCACAACATCAAGTACTGGATGCCTGTGCTGCGCCCGGTGGTAAGACCACGCATATTGCTAGTTACTTGTCTGCTGAGGCTGGTGGTCACGTTGAGGCTTTTGATTTACATCCACATAAGGTAAAATTGATCAAAGATAATGCTAAGCGATTGCACGTTGCTGATGTGGTCAATGCACGTGCATTTGATGCGCGTAAACTGCGTGATGTGGTGGCAAATAAGTCATTTGATCGTGTATTAGTCGATGCACCATGTTCTGGCTTAGGTCTAATGCGGCGCAAACCAGAGATCAAGTATACCCGTCAGCCAGAGGATCTATTGAATTTACAGAAAATTCAATTAGAAATTTTGGATAGTGTCGCAATTAAGGTAAAACCTGGTGGCATTTTGACCTACAGTACGTGTACAATTGTTAATGAAGAAAATCAGGACGTGATCAAGCAGTTTCTCGCAAAACACGCAGAGTTCGAACCGATTCCCGTGCACACAGATAAAGCGCTCAAAGTGGCTACAACACCGTATTTGCGCCTTTATCCAGATGATTACGGGACGGACGGCTTCTTCATTTGTAATCTGAAACGGAAAACGAGGTAA
- the fmt gene encoding methionyl-tRNA formyltransferase, with product MTSIVFMGTPAFSAPILESLITNGYEVLAAVTQPDRPVGRKHVLTPSPVKEVALAHDIPVLQPEKLSGSPEAEKVVTLAPDLIVTAAFGQFLPKKVLAAAKIAAINVHASLLPKYRGGAPIQYAILNGEAETGVTIMKMVMKMDAGDILRQQAIPITADDDNGTLFAKLSQVGEKLLLATLPDLLAGKITPQPQDESQVTFSPTIKPGEEQITLDMSAAAIDYKVRALRPQPGAFVKIGGQRTKLWQVRPTAETTMLAAGQVAVISKHQLGIAAADHKVFYIEEIQPAGKAKMNITAYLNGQGHGLKEGQQLIED from the coding sequence GTGACTTCAATTGTATTTATGGGCACGCCGGCATTTTCGGCACCAATTTTAGAAAGCTTGATCACTAATGGCTACGAAGTTTTGGCGGCGGTGACGCAGCCAGATCGGCCAGTCGGACGCAAACACGTGTTAACGCCATCGCCAGTTAAAGAAGTAGCGTTAGCACATGATATTCCGGTGTTACAACCAGAAAAATTAAGCGGCAGTCCCGAAGCAGAAAAAGTGGTGACATTAGCGCCAGATCTGATCGTAACGGCTGCTTTTGGTCAATTTTTACCCAAGAAAGTTTTGGCTGCAGCTAAGATCGCTGCAATCAATGTGCATGCTTCATTGTTACCAAAATATCGTGGTGGTGCGCCAATTCAGTATGCCATTTTAAATGGTGAGGCTGAAACTGGGGTGACGATCATGAAAATGGTCATGAAAATGGATGCCGGAGATATTTTACGGCAACAGGCAATTCCGATTACAGCCGACGATGATAATGGGACGTTGTTTGCTAAATTAAGTCAGGTTGGCGAAAAGTTGCTGTTAGCGACATTACCGGATCTATTAGCGGGTAAAATTACCCCACAACCGCAGGACGAAAGCCAAGTTACTTTTTCACCAACGATCAAGCCGGGGGAAGAACAAATCACTTTAGATATGTCAGCGGCAGCAATTGACTACAAGGTACGGGCGTTACGGCCACAACCTGGAGCGTTTGTTAAAATTGGCGGTCAACGGACGAAATTATGGCAAGTTCGGCCAACCGCTGAAACAACAATGTTGGCAGCTGGGCAAGTTGCTGTCATTAGTAAGCACCAATTGGGTATCGCCGCAGCTGATCATAAAGTGTTTTATATTGAAGAGATTCAGCCTGCTGGTAAAGCTAAAATGAACATCACTGCGTATTTAAACGGCCAAGGACATGGCCTTAAGGAAGGGCAACAACTCATTGAAGACTAA
- the priA gene encoding primosomal protein N': protein MVQFAQVIVDVPTLQTNRPYDYVIPAIWQAQLRAGMRVVVPFGKGQRQIQGFVVGITDTAPDYTGELKAITQVLDLQPVLNPELLALAKWLAQWTFAFQISCMQTMLPSVMKASYSKKVRLLGAPTPATTAIFHDQTELDFADLAPETIKQLLKLQQEQLVEVVYQVHDRAKVKTIKAIKPLLAAADYTTIAAQVPANAKRQHELLTYLAAHTTAQEPITMQQVTAETQLTLTHVQTGAAKGWLRLIELETYRDPYAELASAPRTQPLTLTKEQANAVHQITTAGQQQRDQVFLVEGVTGSGKTEIYLQSIQAALNSGRTALMLVPEIGLTPQMVARVRGRFGAHVAVLHSGLSNGERYDEWRRIERGEAQVVVGARSAIFAPLTNIGLIIMDEEHEGSYKQDEMPRYHARDVALWRAKYHHCPVVLGSATPSLESRARAQKGVYQLIRLKERANHQPLPEVTVVDMKNELKKTKEDNFSSLLMRELRKRVLHKEQSVLMLNRRGFSSFVMCRDCGFVLKCPNCDISLTLHMDTHSMKCHYCGHEEAIPQVCPNCQSRKIRYYGTGTQKVESELQGLLPEARILRMDVDTTRRKGAHAKILRQFGRHEADILLGTQMIAKGLDFPDVTLVGVLNADTALGLPDFRASERTFQLLTQVSGRAGRAEKKGEVIVQTYNPEHYAIRLARHHDYEGFYQREMTLRHQGGYPPYYYTILVTASHEEENEAAKKIFQLMNQVKPVLSPQAVLLGPTPRAIARVNKRYYYQMVIKYKHETQLQKLLTQIMQENQARNGIQISIDREPLSFI, encoded by the coding sequence ATGGTGCAATTTGCGCAAGTGATCGTTGATGTGCCCACTTTACAAACAAATCGACCCTATGACTACGTTATTCCAGCAATTTGGCAGGCACAATTACGTGCTGGTATGCGCGTCGTTGTGCCTTTTGGTAAGGGGCAGCGGCAAATTCAAGGGTTTGTAGTCGGGATCACTGATACGGCTCCGGATTATACGGGTGAACTGAAAGCAATCACACAAGTATTGGATCTACAGCCAGTTTTGAATCCGGAGTTGCTGGCGTTAGCAAAGTGGCTGGCGCAATGGACTTTTGCTTTTCAAATTAGTTGTATGCAGACGATGTTGCCTAGTGTGATGAAAGCTAGCTATAGTAAAAAAGTTCGTTTACTTGGTGCGCCTACACCAGCGACCACTGCAATTTTTCATGACCAAACTGAATTGGATTTTGCTGATTTAGCACCAGAGACGATCAAACAATTACTAAAATTACAACAAGAACAGCTTGTTGAGGTTGTTTACCAGGTGCATGATCGAGCAAAAGTTAAAACAATCAAAGCAATCAAGCCGTTATTGGCGGCAGCCGACTATACGACTATTGCAGCGCAAGTTCCGGCTAATGCGAAGCGTCAACATGAATTGTTGACTTATTTAGCGGCCCATACAACTGCACAAGAACCAATTACGATGCAGCAAGTGACGGCAGAGACGCAGTTGACGTTAACGCATGTACAAACTGGTGCTGCCAAAGGGTGGCTACGTTTAATTGAACTCGAAACTTATCGTGATCCTTACGCTGAATTAGCTAGTGCGCCACGGACCCAACCGCTGACTTTGACGAAAGAGCAAGCTAATGCAGTGCATCAGATCACGACTGCTGGTCAGCAGCAACGTGATCAAGTTTTTCTAGTGGAAGGCGTAACCGGCAGCGGTAAAACGGAAATTTACTTGCAATCGATCCAAGCCGCGCTCAATAGTGGTCGAACCGCATTAATGTTGGTGCCAGAAATTGGCTTAACACCGCAAATGGTGGCCCGGGTTCGTGGACGTTTTGGTGCTCACGTAGCGGTATTACACAGTGGCTTATCTAACGGTGAGCGCTATGACGAATGGCGCCGCATTGAACGTGGAGAAGCCCAAGTTGTTGTCGGTGCCCGTTCAGCCATTTTTGCGCCGTTGACGAATATCGGTTTGATCATTATGGATGAGGAACATGAAGGTAGTTATAAACAGGATGAAATGCCGCGTTACCATGCTCGTGATGTGGCGCTTTGGCGGGCCAAATATCATCACTGCCCAGTGGTTTTAGGTAGTGCCACGCCATCGCTGGAATCACGGGCCCGTGCTCAAAAAGGGGTCTATCAATTGATTCGGCTCAAGGAACGGGCCAATCATCAGCCATTGCCAGAAGTGACGGTGGTTGATATGAAAAATGAATTGAAAAAAACTAAAGAGGACAATTTTTCTAGTTTATTGATGCGGGAATTGCGGAAACGTGTGTTGCATAAAGAGCAAAGTGTGTTGATGCTTAATCGGCGTGGTTTTTCATCGTTTGTGATGTGTCGTGATTGTGGCTTTGTCTTGAAATGTCCCAATTGCGATATTTCATTGACCTTGCATATGGACACTCACTCGATGAAGTGTCATTATTGTGGTCATGAAGAAGCAATTCCCCAGGTTTGCCCGAACTGTCAAAGTCGTAAGATCCGCTATTACGGTACTGGAACGCAAAAGGTGGAAAGTGAGTTGCAAGGCTTGCTACCAGAAGCCCGTATATTACGAATGGACGTAGATACAACTCGGCGTAAAGGTGCTCACGCGAAGATTTTACGGCAGTTTGGTCGGCACGAGGCTGATATTTTGTTAGGCACACAAATGATTGCTAAAGGTTTGGATTTTCCTGATGTGACTTTGGTTGGGGTGCTCAATGCGGACACTGCCTTAGGCCTACCGGATTTTCGAGCGAGTGAACGAACCTTCCAATTACTGACGCAGGTCAGCGGTCGCGCCGGTCGTGCTGAAAAAAAAGGCGAAGTGATCGTGCAGACTTACAATCCAGAACACTATGCGATTCGCTTGGCGCGGCACCATGATTATGAAGGTTTCTATCAGCGTGAAATGACTTTACGTCATCAAGGCGGCTATCCACCGTATTACTATACGATTTTGGTGACGGCTAGCCATGAAGAAGAAAATGAAGCGGCGAAGAAGATTTTTCAATTAATGAATCAAGTGAAGCCGGTTTTATCACCACAGGCGGTCTTACTGGGGCCGACACCGCGCGCCATCGCTCGGGTTAATAAACGCTATTATTATCAGATGGTGATCAAGTACAAGCATGAAACGCAGTTACAAAAATTACTAACCCAGATCATGCAAGAAAATCAAGCGCGTAATGGTATTCAGATTTCGATCGACCGCGAACCGCTTAGCTTTATATAG